In the genome of Trueperaceae bacterium, one region contains:
- a CDS encoding DUF4387 domain-containing protein, whose product MTGDAADAPAPGPRAATRRLADLAKTIRSKNAGVDRITFDVIFREREDYELVKRSGVLSRESVARLFGISEGRITDFVTFDPAYAIKFTILRSRPSGSPGDSDIFGAQQYAPLLGIEVPVVSEG is encoded by the coding sequence GTGACCGGAGACGCCGCGGACGCCCCCGCCCCCGGCCCGCGCGCGGCGACGAGGCGCCTGGCCGACCTCGCCAAGACGATCCGCAGCAAGAACGCCGGCGTGGACCGCATCACCTTCGACGTGATCTTCCGGGAGCGCGAGGACTACGAGCTGGTCAAGCGCTCCGGAGTCCTGAGCCGCGAGTCGGTCGCCAGGCTCTTCGGCATCAGCGAGGGGCGCATCACGGACTTCGTGACCTTCGACCCCGCCTACGCCATCAAGTTCACGATCCTGCGGTCCCGCCCCAGCGGCAGCCCCGGTGACAGCGACATCTTCGGCGCGCAGCAGTACGCCCCGCTGCTCGGCATCGAGGTTCCTGTAGTCTCGGAGGGATGA